TTGGTGTCGAAATAATCAGACCGTCCGAACGTTGGGAGAAGGCGAATTTGTCGTCAATATAGACTTCAAATTCAATCATGTGTGCGACTTTTCCCGGATGAAGGACGACTTCATTGATAGCGGTGCTCACGCGACATTGCTGGTCTTTGCAGCGTACCATGGCCTCCAGCAGGAAACGTTGTTCGCTGATGTATTCGCCCTGCAGAACGTCATCGAGTTGCTGCAAAGCGTTATCCGGATCCAGATCGGTCAGAAAACCGAGATTGCCACGGTTGATGCCGATGACTTTGATGTCATAGCGTGCCAGAACGCGTGCGGCGCCCAGCATGTTACCGTCACCGCCGACAACAACGGCCAGATCGGCCAGTTTGCCGATTTCTGCCAGACTGCCGGTCGTAGCGTTTTCAAGGGCTAGATCTTGCGCCACCTGTCGCTCAACAATGACCTGATATCCTTTTGAGATTAACCAGTGGTAAAGCATTTCATGGGTGGCAAGTGCCGAAGGATGACGAGGGTGTCCGACAATCCCAATGCACTCAAATTTTTTATTCATCGCTGTGGTTATCCTCAGCAGGGTGTGATGACCCCTGCATTATGACCGGTTTCATTAAAAACCAAACCTTGAAACCCCGGTTTTGATCCCCATAATAAGCCAAGTAGCAAGATTAATGCTAAAACGCGGAGAGATTCATGAGTAGTAAAGAACATAAGACACCTGACGAGCAAGTCTCTGAAGAACTGAATCAGGAACAAGAGCTGCAAGCGGAAGCGGAAACCCAGGCGGCAGATGTCGTTGACCCGCGCGATGAACGTATTGCTGAACTGGAAGCACAGCTGAAAGAACTCCAGCAGCGCGAGCGTGACAGCTTGCTGCGTGCGAAAGCGGAAGTGGAAAACATCCGTCGTCGCACCGAACTGGATATCGAGAAAGCGCATAAATTTGCTCTGGAGAAATTCTCCGGCGAGCTGCTGCCTGTTATCGATAATCTGGAACGTGCTCTGGATCTGGCGGATAAATCCAATTCAGAACTGGCAGGTTTGATTGAAGGCGTCGAACTGACCCTGAAATCTCTGCTGGATGCTGTGCGTAAGTTCGGTATGGAAGTGGTGAGCGATATCCACGTGCCTTTCAATCCGGAACTGCACCAGGCGATGACGATGATGGAATCTGAAGAGCTGGAACCTAATCACGTGATGATGGTGATGCAAAAGGGTTACACGCTGAATGGCCGTCTGTTACGCCCTGCAATGGTTGCGGTTTCCAAAGCAAAAGCCTGATTCTGTGTTTAGCAGACTGATATAACGAAAGAGGCACCTTCGCGGGTGCCTCTTTTTTATGCCTGTTCAGGTCGCATTTATGCCTGTTCAGGCAATACCGGCACCCAGTCAATCGGTGCCAGACCCTGTTGTTCCAGTAAGGCATTCGCCTGTGAGAAATGTTTACATCCCAGAAAACCGCGATGCGCAGAAAGCGGAGAAGGGTGCGGCGCTTTCAAAACATGATGGCGGTTGCGGTCGATAATATTACCCTTCTTCTGCGCGTGAGAGCCCCACAGCAAAAAGACAATTCCTTCACGATTTTCGTTCAGCGCGGCAATAACTTTGTCGGTAAAGGTTTCCCAGCCCAGTTTGGCATGTGAGTGCGCCTGACCCCCTTCGACGGTCAAAACCGTATTCAGCAGCAGCACGCCCTGATCGGCCCAGCTTTGCAGATAGCCGTGAGACGGGCGTACGAAGCCGGGAATGTCGGTGGCCAGTTCTTTATACATGTT
The Rahnella variigena genome window above contains:
- the nadK gene encoding NAD(+) kinase; the protein is MNKKFECIGIVGHPRHPSALATHEMLYHWLISKGYQVIVERQVAQDLALENATTGSLAEIGKLADLAVVVGGDGNMLGAARVLARYDIKVIGINRGNLGFLTDLDPDNALQQLDDVLQGEYISEQRFLLEAMVRCKDQQCRVSTAINEVVLHPGKVAHMIEFEVYIDDKFAFSQRSDGLIISTPTGSTAYSLSGGGPILTPTLEAIALVPMFPHTLSARPLVINSSSTICLRFSHMSNDLEISCDSQIALPIQPGEEVVIRRSEFHLNLIHPKDYSYFNTLSTKLGWSKKLF
- the grpE gene encoding nucleotide exchange factor GrpE, yielding MSSKEHKTPDEQVSEELNQEQELQAEAETQAADVVDPRDERIAELEAQLKELQQRERDSLLRAKAEVENIRRRTELDIEKAHKFALEKFSGELLPVIDNLERALDLADKSNSELAGLIEGVELTLKSLLDAVRKFGMEVVSDIHVPFNPELHQAMTMMESEELEPNHVMMVMQKGYTLNGRLLRPAMVAVSKAKA
- the ung gene encoding uracil-DNA glycosylase, with translation MSTTLTWHDVIGQEKEQPYFVDTLKFVAAERAAGKTIYPPQQDVFNAFRSAELADVKVVILGQDPYHGPNQAHGLSFSVRPGIPAPPSLVNMYKELATDIPGFVRPSHGYLQSWADQGVLLLNTVLTVEGGQAHSHAKLGWETFTDKVIAALNENREGIVFLLWGSHAQKKGNIIDRNRHHVLKAPHPSPLSAHRGFLGCKHFSQANALLEQQGLAPIDWVPVLPEQA